The stretch of DNA ATCATTAATACATTTTTTTATATAGAAAATATAATTTGATAATTCATATAAATAATAAATATTATCTATTAAATATTTGTTATTTATATAAAATTTTACCTTATAATTATTTTGTTCTGCAATTATTCCTATTACCCTTTCTATAGCATGAGCTAAAGTTCCTGTTGTAGGTATTGGTTCTTTTGGAAAATCATCATATTTTAGTTTTAAATCAAAAATTGGTTTTAATACTTTAGGTCTGTACCACATCATAGAGCCTGTTGGAAATACAAAATTTGATGGATTAGGAATAAAATTTATATTTAACAAATTTAATAGTTTTAGCATATTGTCTTTATCATTTTTATCTAATTCTATTGCGAAAGGAAATACACTATAATATGCAGGTGGGAATATCATAGAAATATCTTCATTTACTAAAAAAGTAGTAAGTATTGTTTTAGCAGATTCTTCACTTATCAAATTTTCTATTAAATATTCGCCCCATTTTTTTAATCCGTCATTATGAAATGATTTTTTAGTGTGCAAATGGCAAAATAGATCATAATCATCTTGTATATTTGCAAACTCTATTAACCAAGGGGCTATATCTCTGCCTATATTTTCTGTGATTTTAATGGTGATATTATTTAATTTTATAAGTTTTTCTTTAGTAAAATGTTTTAAGCATATATCCTTATTTTCTTTTAAATTGACAGTGATAAATAAATCAAAAAATATAGGAAAATTAATTAAATGTTTAATGAATAAATCTATCATATCTATATAGTGTATATGTATATGTATTCCAACTTTTAATTTATTAATGTTTTCGCTATAATTTTCTTTTAATATTAGATAGTTTTTATCACAAAATTTACTATTAATATCCATATATATCCTCAATCTATTTTGAGTTCTTGAGCCAAAATATCTAATGCTGTATATCCATTTGCTTCATCAGGCTCCAAATATGTACCTTCACCCCATTCATTCCAAGCGTTTATAAACATGAGTCTTTTATCTTCTTCGAAATTTGCTCGAGTATATTCAATATTATATTTTAACCACTTTCTATAATAATCAAAACTAAAATTTTCTAGTATATTAAAATTCTTTTTTTTGCGTGCAGTATTATCCCATAATAGAAATAAGTCTTTATATCTTACATTTATAGGCTTTGCATTTATTGTATTTTCTACCCAATTTTTATAGCTATTGGTACGATATTGAGTATTGACTTTTTTGGCATATCCTACAGAATGTATTGAAAAGTCTACATACATATCAAAACCATAATGCTCAGCATTTTCAATAGGTTTTGATAAACTACGGGTAAAAATTAAAAATAAATCTTTACCTGTCTTTTGTTTTTGATAATTTCTCCATCTTTCAGTTGTAGCTTTTATATCAGGAAATAATAAAGGTCTATATACTAAAAATACAGGTTTTCCATCTATTTTTATGTACCTATCATCATCAAAATATTTTTGCAGACTTTCTATAAACCTTAAATCGTCTTTTTTTGAGTAATTTTGTTTAATTAGAATATTATTATTTAAACCATCCCAAGCTCTAGTCCAATTTTCATTAGCAAAACTTAAACAAAAATTAAAATTAATAGATTTATCTTTTAAAAAATTATCTACAGGTTTTTCCATTAAACGTTTACCTGCAAAATCATAATGATAAAAACAAAAGCCATATACTCCATAGTTCTTGGCTATTTCAGCTTGTTTTTTCATTACATTTATATCAGATAAATCATAATAACCTAAATCTTTATGAGGAACTCTTGGCTGATAATGTCCTTCATATAGTGGTTTAGCCTTTCTAACATTTGTCCATTCTGTGAAACCTTTTCCCCACCATTTATCATTTTCTTTAAATGTATGAAATTGAGGTAAGTACCAAGCTATAGTTTTAATATCTGTTTTAAATTTTTCTAATTTTTTATATTCTGTATATTGTGGCTTAAAAGGTATATATTCTTCTATGGATGTAATACAATCTTTATATTCTATTAAATCACTATTATTGTATCTATCTTCTGTTTTATTTTTAAAAAATACACATATTGTAATAACATTGAATATTTTTATTAATACTCTTACTCTATTATTTTCAACTAAGAATAAATCAATTTTTAATAAGCAATTTCCAATCTCAATTAAAGGAATCATTTTATAATACCACCCATTATTCAATATTTATATTATCATTTTGATGAGTAATTTAGCTCAATCCACTTTTTATATTCACCGCTTTTAATATTATCTATCCATCTTTTATTATTTAAATACCAATCTATAGTAAGCTCTATTGCTGTATTAAAATCATAATTTCTCTGCCAGCCCAATTCTTTTTTTATTTTATTGCAGTTAATAGCATATCTTCTATCATGTCCTGCTCTATCTTTTACAAATTTAATAAGTTTTTTATAATAATCTTTTTCTTTATTCATCTTAACGGCTAATTTTTCGCATAAAATATTTACCATATCAATATTAGTAATCTCATTTTCTCCGCCGATATTATAAGTTTCTCCTATCTTTCCTTTATATATGATATCAAGTACCGCATTATTATGATCTTCAACAAATATCCAATCTCTTATGTTTTTACCATCGCCATAAACAGGCAAATCTTTTTCTTCTACTATATTAGAAATCATTAAAGGAATTAGTTTTTCAGGGAATTGATAAGGACCGTAATTATTGCTGCAATTAGATATTGTAACAGGTAAATTGTATGTATGATAATATGCTTTTACAAGATGATCGCTTGAAGCTTTTGATGATGAGTAAGGGCTTCTGGGGTCATAAGGTGTTGTTTCATAAAAATATCCAGTTTCGCCTAATGAACCGTAAACTTCATCTGTACTTATATGATGAAATAATTTATTTTCTTTGTTGTCTTCCCATAATTTACGGGCTGTTTCTAATAAAATAAAAGTACCCATTATATTAGTTTCAATAAAATCTTTTGGGCCATATATTGAGCGGTCTACATGGCTTTCTGCTGCAAAATGTACTATACAATCTGGTTTGTATTTATTAAATATTTCATCTATTTTTTTATCATCACAAATATTTGCTTTTTCAAAGAAATATCTTCCTTTGTATTTTTCTTCTATATCAAGTAAATTTTCTCTGTTACCTGCATAAGTTAAGGCATCTATATTTATAATGTTGCCTTTATAGTCAGTTTTTTGTAATATATATCTTATGAAATTAGCTCCAATGAAACCGCATCCGCCTGTTATTAAAATATTATTGAATTGTCTCATGTATTATCCTATTTTATTAAACTTTGTAAATATTTTCCATATTCTGAGTTTTTTAATTTTGATGCAGTCTCCTCTATTTTGGAAGCATCTATCCATCTATTATTATAGGCTATTTCTTCTAAGCATGCTATTTGCATTCCTTCTATATTTTCAATGGCAGAAACAAATTGAGAAGCTTGAAGAAGACTGTCTCTTGTACCAGTATCGAGCCAAGCAAAGCCTCGTCCTAATACTTCTACTTTAAGTTTTTTATTTTCTAAATAAACTTTATTAACATCGGTAATTTCTAACTCACCTCTTGCAGAAGGCTTAATATTTTTAGAGATATTTACCAC from Brachyspira pilosicoli encodes:
- a CDS encoding rhamnan synthesis F family protein, which translates into the protein MDINSKFCDKNYLILKENYSENINKLKVGIHIHIHYIDMIDLFIKHLINFPIFFDLFITVNLKENKDICLKHFTKEKLIKLNNITIKITENIGRDIAPWLIEFANIQDDYDLFCHLHTKKSFHNDGLKKWGEYLIENLISEESAKTILTTFLVNEDISMIFPPAYYSVFPFAIELDKNDKDNMLKLLNLLNINFIPNPSNFVFPTGSMMWYRPKVLKPIFDLKLKYDDFPKEPIPTTGTLAHAIERVIGIIAEQNNYKVKFYINNKYLIDNIYYLYELSNYIFYIKKCINDNNIDRVCKILSIYNNTKSKIISILEIGKFSLFKIETKYKRIILTIFSIKITIRLGK
- a CDS encoding glycoside hydrolase family 99-like domain-containing protein; translation: MIPLIEIGNCLLKIDLFLVENNRVRVLIKIFNVITICVFFKNKTEDRYNNSDLIEYKDCITSIEEYIPFKPQYTEYKKLEKFKTDIKTIAWYLPQFHTFKENDKWWGKGFTEWTNVRKAKPLYEGHYQPRVPHKDLGYYDLSDINVMKKQAEIAKNYGVYGFCFYHYDFAGKRLMEKPVDNFLKDKSINFNFCLSFANENWTRAWDGLNNNILIKQNYSKKDDLRFIESLQKYFDDDRYIKIDGKPVFLVYRPLLFPDIKATTERWRNYQKQKTGKDLFLIFTRSLSKPIENAEHYGFDMYVDFSIHSVGYAKKVNTQYRTNSYKNWVENTINAKPINVRYKDLFLLWDNTARKKKNFNILENFSFDYYRKWLKYNIEYTRANFEEDKRLMFINAWNEWGEGTYLEPDEANGYTALDILAQELKID
- the rfbB gene encoding dTDP-glucose 4,6-dehydratase produces the protein MRQFNNILITGGCGFIGANFIRYILQKTDYKGNIINIDALTYAGNRENLLDIEEKYKGRYFFEKANICDDKKIDEIFNKYKPDCIVHFAAESHVDRSIYGPKDFIETNIMGTFILLETARKLWEDNKENKLFHHISTDEVYGSLGETGYFYETTPYDPRSPYSSSKASSDHLVKAYYHTYNLPVTISNCSNNYGPYQFPEKLIPLMISNIVEEKDLPVYGDGKNIRDWIFVEDHNNAVLDIIYKGKIGETYNIGGENEITNIDMVNILCEKLAVKMNKEKDYYKKLIKFVKDRAGHDRRYAINCNKIKKELGWQRNYDFNTAIELTIDWYLNNKRWIDNIKSGEYKKWIELNYSSK